The following proteins are co-located in the Anaerolineae bacterium genome:
- a CDS encoding cellulase family glycosylhydrolase — translation MGVLILVMAVAGGLAACSSPSDWLFSITGETEPLPQAKALLQLLFDQFRPHPQTADYVPVAHAGLNPFGVNTFLEQEADPAKRELAVRMIAEAGFHWIRQEFPWEDIEIHGKGDFEDRRHTPYRSAWEKYDHIVSLAEKYGLELIVRLDNPPAWSRAAGDAAGSLAPPDNFEDFGDFVEMVVRRYKGRVRYYQIWNEPNIYPEWGERPVDPKGYTELLKVAYTRAKAVDPDVVIICGAMASTIELDYRNLNDFAFLQQMYDAGAAPYFDVLAMQGYGLWSGPTDRRLQPRVINFSRPLYIRDIMVKNGDAHKPIWISEMNWNAAPDALPEKPFGQVTPEIQARYVLLAYERIQREWPWLGVANVWFFKRATDQEINQPMYYFRMVEPDFTPMPLYEALKSYTRQEPALYRGCHQEDHWALRYQGAWQTDRDDRAVLGAYRWSEEAGASITFRFEGRELSLIAPRGPAFGSLRLRVDGAPAHEVALTAPAEGFGQVVWRGSWLSPGPHTVEIEVAGGRGALDALIIRPWPAWTPWLIPAGILAIIGLAAIAYVISGRRGVRLREGWRVRR, via the coding sequence ATGGGCGTTCTGATCCTGGTGATGGCAGTGGCCGGCGGATTGGCCGCCTGTTCCTCGCCATCCGACTGGCTTTTCTCCATCACCGGTGAGACGGAACCCCTCCCGCAGGCCAAGGCCCTGCTCCAGCTCCTCTTTGACCAGTTCCGCCCCCACCCCCAGACGGCCGATTACGTGCCGGTGGCGCACGCCGGCCTCAACCCCTTCGGCGTCAACACCTTCCTGGAGCAGGAGGCCGACCCCGCCAAGCGCGAACTGGCGGTGCGCATGATCGCCGAGGCCGGCTTCCACTGGATCCGTCAGGAATTCCCGTGGGAGGACATCGAGATCCACGGCAAGGGGGATTTCGAGGACCGCCGGCATACACCCTACCGCTCCGCCTGGGAGAAGTACGATCACATCGTCTCCCTGGCGGAGAAATACGGCCTGGAGCTGATCGTGCGGCTGGACAATCCGCCGGCGTGGAGCCGGGCCGCCGGCGATGCCGCCGGCTCCCTCGCCCCGCCCGACAACTTCGAGGACTTCGGCGACTTCGTCGAGATGGTGGTGCGGCGCTACAAAGGGCGCGTGCGCTACTACCAGATATGGAACGAGCCGAACATCTACCCCGAATGGGGCGAGCGGCCGGTGGACCCCAAAGGCTATACTGAACTGCTCAAGGTCGCCTACACCCGCGCCAAAGCGGTGGACCCCGACGTGGTCATCATCTGCGGGGCGATGGCCTCCACCATCGAGCTGGACTACCGCAACCTGAACGATTTCGCCTTTTTACAGCAGATGTACGACGCCGGCGCCGCCCCCTATTTCGACGTGCTAGCCATGCAGGGCTACGGCCTGTGGTCCGGCCCCACCGACCGCCGCCTACAGCCGCGCGTCATCAATTTCTCCCGCCCGCTCTACATCCGCGACATCATGGTGAAGAACGGCGACGCCCATAAGCCCATCTGGATATCCGAGATGAACTGGAACGCCGCGCCGGATGCGCTCCCCGAGAAGCCCTTCGGTCAGGTGACACCGGAAATACAGGCCCGCTATGTCCTCCTGGCATATGAGCGCATCCAACGGGAGTGGCCGTGGCTGGGGGTCGCCAACGTCTGGTTCTTCAAGCGCGCCACGGACCAGGAGATCAACCAGCCGATGTACTACTTCCGCATGGTGGAGCCGGATTTCACCCCCATGCCGCTGTACGAGGCGCTGAAATCCTACACCCGCCAGGAGCCGGCCCTGTACCGCGGCTGTCATCAGGAGGACCACTGGGCACTGCGCTACCAGGGCGCCTGGCAGACCGATCGCGACGACCGCGCGGTGCTGGGGGCCTACCGCTGGAGCGAGGAAGCCGGCGCATCCATCACCTTCCGCTTCGAGGGCCGGGAGCTGTCATTGATTGCGCCGCGCGGGCCGGCCTTCGGCTCCCTGCGCCTGCGCGTGGACGGTGCGCCGGCCCACGAAGTCGCCCTGACCGCGCCGGCGGAGGGGTTCGGGCAGGTCGTATGGCGCGGGAGCTGGCTCTCTCCAGGCCCTCATACGGTGGAAATCGAGGTCGCCGGCGGGCGCGGCGCGCTGGATGCCCTCATCATCCGGCCCTGGCCGGCCTGGACGCCCTGGCTGATCCCCGCCGGCATCCTTGCCATCATCGGCCTGGCCGCCATCGCCTATGTTATCTCAGGCCGGCGCGGCGTGCGCCTGCGGGAGGGCTGGCGTGTACGCCGCTGA